Proteins encoded by one window of Macadamia integrifolia cultivar HAES 741 unplaced genomic scaffold, SCU_Mint_v3 scaffold94, whole genome shotgun sequence:
- the LOC122070532 gene encoding uncharacterized protein LOC122070532, producing the protein MKSNEPKMPRMEDILNLPVQDPPYMEFSAAHINWVKIEGGRQGGDDIALIPFARVDDFVKGESTNAECPASFRIESRRKRPEGSVTKPRVDGYLEYTLYWCSYGPEDYRDSESGVCDSSNNKPASGKGSRPGRRHMMRGCLCHFTVKRLYTRPLLALIIYNQRNHVDKTGAPCHGILDRDAVGTRAMYAPRISEELRQKIMSMIYVGIALDNIIQHHMEEVEKHGGPCSRDDFLTRNDVRNIDRVIRHSTYELDANDISSVRMWVQRHQKLVFFFQDISPTESFVLGVQSEWQLQQMIHYGHNSYVASDSKFGLKRLKYPLCTLLVFDSCQNAIPVAWVITSSSDGQDIHRWMGPLVERVRTKDHRWSPSVFLMDDPLLDISILRDAFQCRVLLCLWHVRRTWMRSLLKKCCHFDVQREMFKHLGRILYSTRNGPSVVDAIEEFIQIFVDQSAFMDYFRDQWLPRMDLWVNSVRTLPVANQEPYAAIEAYHLRMKSKLFTNLHAGSWHRIDWLVHLLTTEFHSLYWFDQYAEETGCFRNLRDEFFSNNSWYRALCIPDVDVMLDVEDLRLVKVISQSDRSLAYTIWNPGSEFAMCDCQWSRLGNLCKHVIKVGILCRNRQVARPSLAAQTYRQALLNLLQNPPDDPIVLDHAILHVTRLQQDIKGLEDLSNSGLLQPLPLLETNTQIADNLLPLPRLH; encoded by the exons ATGCCAAGAATGGAGGACATTCTTAACCTTCCAGTGCAAGATCCACCTTATATGGAGTTCTCTGCTGCTCACATAAACTGGGTAAAAATAGAAGGTGGTCGTCAAGGTGGTGATGATATTGCCCTGATCCCCTTCGCTAGAGTGGATGACTTCGTCAAAGGTGAATCAACTAATGCAGAATGTCCTGCTAGCTTTCGCATTGAGTCAAGAAGAAAGCGACCTGAAGGGAGTGTGACCAAGCCAAGGGTCGATGGCTATCTTGAATACACGCT ATATTGGTGTTCTTATGGTCCTGAAGATTATCGAGATAGTGAATCTGGTGTTTGCGATAGCTCGAACAATAAGCCAGCATCAGGGAAAGGTAGCAGGCCTGGAAGGCGTCATATGATGAGAGGCTGCCTCTGCCACTTCACCGTGAAGCGCTTATATACTCGCCCTCTTCTTGCCCTCATCATTTACAATCAGCGAAACCATGTCGATAAGACAGGCGCCCCTTGTCATGGAATACTTGATAGGGATGCTGTGGGTACTAGAGCTATGTATGCTCCTCGGATTTCAGAGGAATTACGTCAGAAAATTATGTCTATGATTTATGTTGGAATAGCTTTAGACAATATCATCCAGCATCACATGGAAGAAGTAGAAAAGCATGGTGGGCCTTGCAGCCGTGATGATTTTTTGACTCGGAATGATGTCCGCAACATTGATAGGGTGATTCGTCATTCCACTTATGAATTAGATGCAAATGATATATCTAGTGTACGCATGTGGGTGCAACGCCACCAGAagcttgttttcttcttccaagaTATCTCTCCCACAGAATCATTTGTTTTAGGGGTACAGTCAGAGTGGCAGTTGCAGCAGATGATCCATTATGGGCATAACAGTTATGTGGCTTCTGATTCAAAATTTGGCTTGAAAAGACTCAAG TACCCATTGTGTACTTTACTAGTTTTTGACTCGTGCCAAAATGCAATTCCGGTTGCATGGGTCATCACTTCCAGTTCTGATGGTCAAGATATACATAGATGGATGGGGCCTCTTGTTGAAAGAGTACGAACCAAGGACCATAGATGGAGTCCCAGTGTTTTTTTAATGGATGATCCCTTGCTTGATATTTCTATCTTAAG GGATGCTTTCCAGTGTCGGGTCCTATTGTGTCTCTGGCATGTTCGTCGAACCTGGATGAGAAGCCTTCTGAAGAAATGCTGCCACTTTGATGTGCAAAGAGAGATGTTTAAGCACCTAGGCCGGATTTTATACTCAACAAGGAATGGGCCAAGTGTTGTGGATGCAATAGAAGAATTTATACaaatttttgttgaccaaagtGCTTTTATGGATTATTTTAGGGACCAATGGCTACCAAGGATGG ATTTGTGGGTGAATAGCGTGAGGACTTTGCCTGTGGCAAATCAAGAGCCATATGCTGCAATTGAGGCCTATCACTTGAGAATGAAGTCCAAACTGTTCACCAATCTACATGCTGGGTCCTGGCATAGAATTGATTGGCTGGTCCACCTGTTGACGACTGAGTTCCACTCCttgtattggtttgatcaataTGCCGAAGAAACTGGGTGTTTTAGAAACCTGAGGGATGAGTTCTTCTCAAATAACTCCTGGTATCGAGCATTGTGTATTCCAGATGTTGATGTGATGTTGGATGTGGAAGACCTCCGCCTCGTGAAGGTTATTTCTCAATCAGACAGGAGTCTGGCATATACAATCTGGAATCCAGGTTCAGAATTCGCAATGTGTGATTGCCAATGGTCCAGGTTGGGAAATCTGTGTAAACATGTAATCAAGGTGGGCATCCTGTGTAGAAATCGCCAGGTTGCGAGGCCATCATTGGCTGCCCAAACTTATAGGCAGGCATTGCTGAACCTTCTGCAGAATCCCCCAGATGATCCTATAGTTCTTGATCATGCCATTTTACATGTGACCCGCCTACAGCAGGATATTAAAGGATTAGAAGACTTATCAAATAGTGGCCTGCTCCAGCCTTTACCTCTTCTTGAGACAAATACTCAGATTGCTGATAATCTCTTGCCTCTACCACGTCTCCATTGA
- the LOC122070523 gene encoding leucine-rich repeat extensin-like protein 4 → MKKKSHLYLHLHLCSSILFFLLCASSSSSSSSSSSLAEQDSFISSNGGLTDAETMYIRQRQLLYYRDEFGDRGENVTVDPSLVFENPRIKNAYIALQAWKEAILSDPLNLTGNWVGSDVCNYTGIFCTQALDNPKIRTVAGIDLNHGDIAGYLPEELGLLTDLALFHINSNRFCGTVPHKFIHLKLLYELDLSNNRFAGKFPQVVLRLPMLKYLDLRFNEFEGGVPKELFDKDLDAIFINDNRFHFNLPDNFGNSPVSVIVLANNNFHGCLPASLGNMTNLNEIIMLNNGLQSCLPSEIGFLTNLTVFDVSFNKLLGPLPDTIGKMVSLEQLDVAHNMLSGTIPSSICSLPNLQNFTYSYNFFTGESPSCLRLPNFDDRKNCLPGRPDQRSAAQCKFFSSRPVRCSAFRCAPFVPSLPTPPPPSPPIPVLSPPPVFSPPPVFTPPSPSPPPPPVLSPPPPPPVSSPPPPPTPVFSPPAPIFSPPPPPSPPPPVNSPPPPPPPPPPPPPPRYLRSPIDTASPPPPPPPPPPPSPPPPSPSPPPPSLPPPSPSLPPPSPPPSLSPPPSLPSPPYCVRSPPPPPPPPVYCVRSPPPPCPRSPPPRCVRSPPPPPPHSPPPPSPTPPHSPPTPHSPPLPPHSPPPPPSPPPPPPHSPPPPSPPPPHSPPPPPSSPPPPPPSPPPPPSPPPPHSPPPPPQSPPPPPPHYYSPPPPLNSPPPPPPHYFSPPPPPNSPPPPPPLYYSPPPPPNSPPPPPPCIEPPPPPACIEPPPPPPCIEPPPPPCEEYEPPAPSPAPIQYLPPQSSSASPPVYEISPSPAPVYEGPMPSTVGI, encoded by the coding sequence atgaagaagaagagccaTCTCTATCTGCATCTGCATTTGTGTTCCTCAATCTTGTTCTTCCTTTTgtgtgcttcttcttcttcttcttcttcttcttcttcctctttagcTGAGCAAGATTCGTTTATTTCTAGCAATGGCGGCCTCACAGACGCCGAAACCATGTATATCAGGCAGAGGCAGCTCTTGTATTACAGGGATGAGTTCGGTGACAGAGGAGAAAATGTCACCGTCGATCCTTCTCTCGTCTTCGAGAATCCAAGAATCAAGAACGCCTACATTGCCTTGCAAGCTTGGAAGGAAGCTATCCTCTCCGATCCACTCAATCTGACTGGTAACTGGGTCGGATCTGATGTTTGCAACTATACTGGCATTTTCTGTACTCAAGCGCTCGATAATCCAAAGATCCGAACCGTCGCTGGCATTGATCTCAACCACGGCGACATTGCCGGTTATCTTCCGGAGGAGCTAGGGTTGCTTACGGATCTTGCATTGTTTCATATTAACTCCAATCGCTTCTGCGGTACTGTGCCCCACAAGTTCATCCATCTCAAGCTTCTGTACGAGCTGGATCTGAGTAACAATCGGTTTGCCGGTAAGTTTCCTCAGGTAGTTCTTCGATTGCCGATGCTCAAGTATCTCGATCTGAGATTCAATGAGTTCGAAGGCGGGGTACCTAAGGAGCTCTTCGATAAAGATCTTGACGCCATTTTTATCAATGACAATCGCTTCCATTTCAATCTGCCGGATAATTTTGGTAACTCTCCAGTTTCTGTGATTGTTCTTGCCAACAATAACTTCCATGGCTGTCTTCCGGCCAGCTTGGGAAATATGACCAACTTGAATGAGATTATAATGCTGAATAATGGGTTACAATCGTGTTTGCCATCGGAGATCGGGTTTTTGACGAATTTGACAGTGTTTGATGTGAGCTTCAATAAGCTACTGGGGCCGTTGCCTGATACCATTGGGAAGATGGTGAGTTTGGAGCAGCTGGATGTGGCACACAACATGCTATCGGGAACGATTCCTTCGAGTATCTGTTCGCTACCCAATTTGCAGAACTTCACGTACTCCTACAACTTCTTCACGGGTGAGTCTCCATCGTGTTTGAGACTTCCTAACTTCGACGATCGGAAGAATTGCCTGCCGGGGCGGCCGGACCAGAGGTCGGCCGCGCAATGTAAGTTTTTCTCGTCTCGTCCGGTGCGTTGTAGTGCTTTCAGATGTGctccttttgttccttctcTGCCAACACCGCCTCCACCTTCACCTCCCATCCCTGTGCTATCGCCACCGCCGGTTTTCTCCCCTCCGCCAGTTTTCACGCCTCCATCGCCTTCGCCACCACCGCCCCctgttctctctcctcctcccccaccACCTGTTAGCTCGCCACCCCCTCCACCAACGCCGGTATTCTCACCACCAGCAccaatcttctctccccctccacCACCATCGCCGCCACCACCTGTAAattctccacctccacctccgcCTCCGCCTCCTCCTCCGCCTCCGCCTAGATACCTGCGCTCTCCGATAGATACCGCCTCgcctccacctcctcctcctcctccacctccaccatccCCTCCACCTCCGTCTCCATCACCTCCTCCACCATCCCTTCCACCGCCATCCCCATCACTACCTCCCCCATCTCCGCCACCATCACTTTCACCACCTCCTTCGCTACCATCTCCACCTTACTGTGTTCgatcaccacctccaccaccgcCACCTCCAGTTTACTGTGTTCGATCTCCACCACCGCCGTGTCCTCGGTCTCCACCGCCGCGCTGTGTTCGGTCTCCGCCTCCGCCACCTCCCCATTCACCACCTCCTCCTTCACCAACTCCGCCCCATTCCCCGCCAACTCCACATTCACCACCTCTTCCGCCACATTCTCCccctccacccccttcaccaccacctccaccgcCACATTCGCCACCCCCTCCTTCACCACCTCCTCCGCATTCACCACCGCCACCTCCAAGTTCCCCGCCGCCTCCGCCACCTTCGCCACCTCCTCCACcttcaccaccacctccacatTCGCCACCGCCTCCGCCACAGTCACCCCCGCCACCTCCTCCACATTACTATTCTCCACCTCCGCCACTTAattcacctccaccaccacctccacatTACTTTtccccacctccacctcctaattcacctccaccaccacctccccTTTACTATtccccacctccaccacctaattctcctccaccaccacccccatgCATAGAACCACCGCCACCACCTGCATGCATagaaccaccaccaccacccccttGCATAGAaccgccaccaccaccgtgTGAAGAGTATGAACCACCGGCACCCTCGCCGGCTCCAATTCAGTACTTACCACCTCAATCTTCTTCAGCATCACCACCTGTTTATGAAATCTCGCCATCTCCGGCGCCAGTTTATGAGGGCCCGATGCCGTCAACTGTTGGAATTTGA